Part of the Methanomicrobia archaeon genome is shown below.
CTCGTGTGGACAGAGCGCTGGATGCGGTTCCGGTTACGTTTACCGTCATCGCATTGCCCCGGCCTTCGGTATTTAACGGGACGTAGACCGTTACTTCGGCGGAATAAATTTTGAGTGCAGGTCTGTTGAGATAATCAGAAGAAACTTCAATAGAATACCCGGTCACCGTGTCCTCGCTACTACCAATTTGATAGGGGATCTTGAGCGTTCTCGTGGCATTCGTGCAGTTGGTGAGGTACATATCATTGATCGTGTCCGAGATCTGGTTACCTAACCCTGCGTACTGTATGGTTATCGATTGCTTTGCCGCGTCGGCCACCAACCCGTTAAAAAGCAAAACAACGGTGGTCATGAGAGCTACCGCTAACGAAATAAGAATGGCGTACTCCAACGTTAGTGAGACCGCTTTTTCATCGTGTATGAAGTTCTTCATGTTCTGCTTATAACTACAGCGCTCCACGTATTTGTTATTTCATCCAGTCTTTAAAAAGGAAATGTGACGTTCTATCCATTCGAAACTAATTCCGTTCCTTGCGCGCCGATTCCCGAGTCATCACCGATACTCCTGTTCAGTATAGGTCTGCTGGCACTTGTCGGATACGTACTGCATGTGAAGCGATTCGGATTGACCTTGCGAGTGTGTATGGGGCTCTTTACGGGATCCTTCACGTACTTCAGAGAGTATGGTATGGCCGTACAACCTCTTGACAGTACGCTACTTTTATATACTCCTTTATCTTATCGCATGTTTAATATACTAATGAGCTAACAAATGCTGCGTATTATAAAATCCAACGAAGCGATTTCACCGGTTATCGGTATGGCACTAATACTGGGGATCGTCGTTACGGCAGTAGGGATTATCTATTCGGTGGAAATGCCAAAGATCGAATCTGCCAAGGAAGAAGCACAGCTGGAGAATATGCGCAGCAATTTCCTCACCCTTCAAACTGATATCAGAGACCTCGTCCAATCGCCTTCTACGGGCCGGGTGACCAAGATGCAACTGGAGGCCGGCTCAATAGGAGCGTATGCGGCCGGGTCTGCAAATGGCACGGGATATATCCGCTACATCGCGGGCGACGATATCATAGCATACGAGAACGGCGCGGTCTTCGCCAAATATGCCGGCGGGAACGACTATGCCGAAGTGATCAGCGACCCGATCATGTACGTTGACGTTGATGACGATAATGTTACCCACGTGTATATCCATGCTATCACACTAAACGGCAGCAAATCCGTTGCCGGTACCGGCCCTGCTGAGTTCGCCCTGACACAAGGGAAACACACTAAGAAGCACGACAATGTAGAAACGAACAATCTGATATTCCACATAAACAGCACGTTCTATCGTGGCTGGGAAGAGTATTTCAGGGAGATATTCGCTTATGCAGACCTAGAGGAGGGCCCTCTGAACAACTCAGACTGCAACGTCTCCACTTCAGATGAAGATGAGAGTGTAACCATCTTCATAGAGGGGAAAGAGTGGTCGGGAGACGAATACGATATAACGCTCTACTATGTGAAGACCGAGGTGATTGTATCATAGATGAAACAGATCTTCCTCTGTTTGATAGTGGCGTTACTGGCATGTGCCGTTGCTGCTGTCGGCACTACTATGGCGTATGATCCTCTATTTTGGATTGAAGAACCTCAAACCACACAGTTGAACATGACCATCACACAGTGGGACGAGACCACGATGAGCTGGGAAGTGCCAGTCGATTCGGTGTATTACATCGAGTCACCGATAAACATTATGGTGAAATACCCGGGCGGAGCTAACGCTACGAATGCAACAATAAATATTACCGGTCCCGGGTCCACCACTCACCCGGAGTTGACCACGAACGCGACAGGACAGGCGAATTACACCTTTAATTATACAGAGATAACACGGGGTGGGCAGCAGATCGTTGTTAAAGCAGTAAAACCCGGAGCCGCGTACGCGCAACAGAATATTTACGTGGACTACCAGGGGATTTTGGAAGTGAGCGTGCGTACCGATAGCATGGTTATTGATTCCGATTATGGGAATTATTGGAACTCCGATGCGGATATGTACTACACCGTTATTGTACGCGATTCCGCAACCGCTTCGAAAGATCCCGTGGAAGGTGTTAAGGTCACTATGACTCATGATGCGAATACGAATCACGTTTATATGGATGAGGGAACCAACCCCAATAAGAGTTGCCAGATAGCATATACTGATAACGACGGCGAAGCTACGTTTTCCGTGCACAGCGATTCCGTTACGGAACTCGAGGGTACTCTCTTTACCATAACCACCGAGCGGAGGGGTTATATGCCTGATAGCGCAACATTTAATGCCCCTTCTGATATTACTGTTGTACCGGTTAAAGGCGCGTTTGCAACCGTGGTAGCCTTCTTGGTTGCATCTCGCTTAGCGCGGACGCGGAGAACGCATAAACGATGATACATTTTAGAAATCGTGGGGAGTCCAATAACGGAACGGGAATGAAACAGGTGCATAAGAGGGGGATGATGATGGTACAATGAGAAGAAGCACCCTTTCTCTTTGTTGTAGTATTCTATGTCTGGTTATCGTCGCCGTTTCAGTCGGTACGGCAGCGACAACACCATATGTCCCAGAATTCTGGGTTGATACTGGTCATACCGCGGAGTTGAACATAACGATGTGGAACGAAACAACGCATAGCTGGGAAGTTCCAAGTGATTCGCTGTATTATATCGAGACGCCGGTTATCATTAACGTGACGAACAAAGACGACGAGCCCGTTGAAAATGCAACGGTAACCATTACGGGACACAACACCTACGCGGAGCTAACCACGAACGCCACGGGCATTGCGAATCCTGTTTACACGTTTGATTATACAGAAATAACACGGGGTGAGCAGCAGATAGCGGTAAAAGCGATAAAGCCCGGATACGCGTACGCGACAGCGATTATCTACGTTGACTATAGAGGAATCTTGGAGATAAGCGTGCGTACCGATAGCATTTATGTTGATGCTAATATTTGGAATCCCGACAATTCAGATGCTGAGATATACTATACGATTATTGTAAGTGATTCTTCAAAGGCTTCGAAAGACCCTGTAGATAGTGTTAATGTTACTATATCTCATGATGCTGACACCGATTACGTTTCGCTGGATTGTATGCCTCCAGGCTGCAAGATCAATTTTCAAACAGTAGATACCGATGAGAATGGCGAAGTCTCGTTTTCCGTTCACACTACTGAAGTCGGAGAACTCCAAGGCGCTGTTTTTACGGCAACCGCGGAGAAAGAGGGATACATGTCGGATAGCATGATGTTTACTGCTCCGTTGACGGTTGAGTGTTTCATCGCAACGGCAGCCTACGACTCGCCGGTTGATGAGCATCTCGAGGTCTTACGCGCGTTCCGGGATACGGTACTGCTCACCAATCCCGTGGGAAGATTCATCGTGGGCACGTACTATACCACCAGTCCTCCGATCGCGGATGCAGTAGCGGAGAGCGATAATTTGCGTGCGGCAACGCGGCTGTTCCTGCTGACACCGTTAATTTACCTTTCCGCGATCTGCCTGAATACGATGGCGTTTGCCGCTTTTGTCGTTCTCATGCTTATCCTGCTCTTCGTACTGAAACGGCACGTGAAAGTGCTCCTGAAGGGCATTGGCTATGGGGCTTTAACCGTTGCTGCCTTTACGGTTACGGTCTTTACACTGGGCGCACTCGGCTATGAACTCCCAGTCTGTGCAGCGATAGCAGCCTTTTTATTGCCCCTGATTATTCCCGCGGCGGTTGCCGTTTGTATAATTGTGTGGATAGAATCGCGATCGCAGTCGATCGCAGTCGAAACCTAAAACGTTACCGTAGCCTTTTTAAACGGTGAAAAAACGGAGATTTATTACAGAGATTCGTACCAATTCCATTCCATTCAATTCACTTCACGGCGCTCCTTGAAAAGAAAACCACGAACGACCCGCGTGGAAAAATCATGACGATTAGAGCAACAAGCAATATTGCCTCCCGTGAGCAATAGCACCTATATTTCATTATATAAGCAACACGCAGGATATAGGTATGGCGGAATGCTGCAAGGTCGAACCGAGGGAGCATGCTAGGCAGACTATGAAAAAGAAACGGGAAACGTTACTCCAGGACACCCATGCCCTATCCGAAGTGGTGGGTTTCGTCTTGATCATGGGCATTCTCCTTGCTGTAACCTCCATTTACATCGCGCAGCAGGTCCCGGAATTGACGAAGGATTATGAAGCACGGCACGCAGAAGAGGTCGTCGATGATTTCTCAGACCTGGACTCGCTTGTTGACGGCATCGTGCTCGTTGCCAAACTGGAAGAAGTAACCTCAGGATCAGCAGCCACCAAATCAATAACGATGTCGCCTGGTAGAGTACCGCTCTTCGGCATGTCTCCCGCGGGCGCAATTCTCTCGTTCTCGCCTTATGAAGAAGCACTCTTCACGATCTTACCCTACGCCGGTGGCGGTTCACTTCCTACCGGTCCATCAGCTAACTATTCCATGGAAGAGAGCACGACCGCTAATTTTAGTCATGCAAACGCAACGAGGGTGAACGTGGACATCTCGTTCGATCAAATCACACTTGCACGCATGGGTATTAGCGGCGATCTCACCCTTAATAATATGGTTACGACTCTCAGCGGTGAGCATCAATACGATACGATAACCATCACGAACAACAGCATCGTTTACCTCGTGCCCGGTAATTACCTGAGGCTCTACGCCAATACGATTCTCATTGACGCCACCTCCTCCGTCATCGCGGATGGCAAGGGTTACGCGGGTGGTGTCGGTGGTCAAATTGGGAGTGGTGCGGGCTTTGGATCCTTTGGCTTTAACGGTAGTGGCGGCGGTGGTGCTGGCCACGGTGGCGAAGGTGGAGACGGTGGTCGTGGAGGACTCTCCCTGGAAAAGGGAATCGCAACTGATATTGGGAACGGTGGAATCTTTTACGGTGATAACTTGTCTACATCTTTTGAATTCGGGTCTGGTGGTGGCGGTGGCGGCTATGGTGAGGGAGGTCAAGGAGCACCGCACCAAGGCCAGGTCGGGGGAACTGGTGGGTACGGTGGCGGAGTCGTGGTACTGGACGCAGCACTGATACGAATTGCTGGTAACATTTCCGCTGACGGTGATGATGGGACTGATGGTTCTGAAGCCAAATATGCATCCGGCGGTGGCGGGGGTGGCAGTGGCGGTACCATCCTCATCCGGGGATATGAAGTGAATCTCTCCTCAGCGACGCTCTCGGCACGAGGTGGTGCAGGGGGCGACGGTGGTACGAGAACTACAGGAAGTGGAAAGAATGGGGCTGGGGGGGGGCGGTGGTGCAGGCGGGCGAATAAAAATATTTTACGATAATGTATCGCTCTATACCGTTCCATCAAGTCTTCCTGTGAATGGTGGTACCGGTGGTATCAACGGGGGTGTTGGTGCAGAGGATGGCGTTAACGGAAATTCTGGCATTCCTTACGCGAATGAAACGACATACATCTCTACCGTTCCGCATTATGAAGATGGTTACTACGTCTCCCGTGTCTATGATACGGGCAATACCACGACGTGCTATGGTAATATGTCATGGGACGCTACGACCGATGAATATACTCCTCTAACGCTGAAAGTACGAACGAGCATATACCCTGATATGACGGGTGCCGCGCTCTGGCCGAACTGCCCCGTGGTAGCAAATGGACAGGACATCTCCGCGTTATCTTCGGCATTCGATATGCATCGATACATTCAGTTCCGCGCAGATTTATCAACCTATGACACCACGACAACGCCCGTTCTGGATTGTGTACGCATCAATTACTCCTCGCACTGCCTTGCGGGTGACGATGAGGGGGCCGTCATCGATTCGGCTGCCGGCATCGTCAAGTTCCGCAGCAGTTATATCTATTACCCCAACCAGGAAATCTTGTACGAACACGGAGCGGTGATTCGTGCTCAGACGATCGATGATGAGAAAAAGGGTTTTGTGATTCACGATCCCCCTATTACGATCGGAACGGACAATGCGACCGGTGCGCCTCTACTGCGGATTTCTATGGTCGATTTAACCGGCTCGAACTATTCCTATGCCGGCTCAAGGAGCGCCTCTGTGGAAACGTCCTACGCTGACTATGTCCATCTTGCGGGCACCATCGCCTTTGATAATTTGTCCCTTGACTTAACTACGGAGTATCCGTCTATCTGGCAGAGCTGGTTTAATGCGCAGCTTGCAGAATCCGACTTAGATGCGTCGTATTATAATCCTCCGGTCGTTAACGAATCCGCAGGAACTGTGGTGGTCGAGTTTTACGGGCACGGATACGGTGTGCAGTTGTACGAGGAAAAGACCACGGTTAACGTAGAGATAACAACGTAAAAGTAGCCGTGCCATAATAAACGTACACTGACAAAATTATTCTTTGAATTCCAACTCTTGTGCGAAACTCGCGGCCGCTTCTAAATCTCTCTCATGGGGTCTGTCTGCCCTTCTTTACGCCACCTATTAGTCATAGCGGCCATACAGTATCATCAAATACCACGGCACGAGAATGCGCGCCAATAATGTCGAAACCACGCCCAAAAATGTAGTATTTGTTTGCTCTGCTTTAGCTAGCGGAGGTACAATTTTGAGTTTCTTCTCAATCGTGATTGTCACCGGATAAGCTTCTTCTCCAACTTTTTTACCACAATTCACTTCTCGCATGCATAATACTACATCAAATTTTCTTTGAGAAGTAAGCTAAGCTAAATATCCAGATTCATCACTTCCTTCGCGTGCGCCTGTATGAAGTTCCGGCGTGGCTCGACGTCCTCGCCCATGAGCACAGTAAAGAGCCAGTCGGCTTCCGCGGCGTCCTTTAAGGCTACCTGCTTGATGCACCGTGTCTCGGGATTCATCGTCGTCTCCCATAACTGCTCGGGGTTCATCTCGCCCAGACCCTTGTACCGCTGGATCCTCACGCCCGCATCTCCTTCTTTCACGTTCATCTCTTCCAGAACCTTTGCGTATTCCTCATCGGAGAACGCGTAGCGCGTCTCTTTGCCCTTCTTCACCATGTACAGCGGCGGCAGCGCGATGTAGACGTGCGTCGTGCTCACCAGCTCCTGCATGTAGCGATAGAAGAAGGTGAGCAAGAGCGTTCGTATGTGCGCGCCGTCAATGTCCGCATCGCTCATGATAACGACCTTATGATAGCGCGCTTTCTCGATATCAAAATCCTCGCCGATGCCTGCACCCAGAGCGGTAACCAGCGCTCGGATTTCGGTACTCTTCAGGATCTTGTCCAGCCGTGCCTTCTCCACGTTCAGGATCTTACCACGAATGGGCAGAATCGCCTGGAAGTTCTTGTCCCGCGCCTGTTTCGCGGACCCGCCGGCGGAATCGCCCTCCACGATATATATCTCCTTCTTTGCGGGGTCTCGCTCTGAGCAGTCAGCAAGCTTCCCGGGCAGCGAATCCGCGATTGCGTCCTTCTTCCGCACGATCTCACGTGCGTGCCGTGCCGCTTCGCGTGCCCGCGCCGCCTCCACCGCTTTCTTTATGATCGCCGTCGCATCAGTGGGATGCTCGTCCAGGAATTCCATCAGGTACTCCCGCACGATCGATTCCACAACGCCCCGGACTTCGCTATTGCCGAGTTTGGTCTTTGTCTGGCCCTCAAATTGCGGGTCCCGGAGCTTCACGCTTATCACCGCCGTGAGCCCCTCACGCACGTCATCACCGTCCAGACTCACCTTTTTCAGCAGGTTACTCGCCTTACCATATTCGTTAAGCACTTTCGTCAATGCCGCTTTGAACCCGCTGAGATGCTTACCGCCTTCAATCGTCTTCACGTTATTCACGAACGAGAAGATATTTTCCGCGTAGCTGTCGTTGTACTGCACGCCGATCTCCACTTGCACCTCGTCCTTCTCGCCGTCAAAGATTATCGGGTCGTGCAACACGTGCTTAGTCCTGTTTAAATATTCCAGGAATGCTGTAATGCCACCTTCGTACTGGAACGTGTCCTCCTCGCCGGTTCGTTCATCTTTCAGGGTAAGAGCAAGCCCTTTGTTCAGGAATGCCAGCTCGCGCAATCGGGTCTTTAAAACCCGTGCCTCAATTTCATACTGGCCGAAAATCTTTATGTCCGGCTTGAATCGAACGCGCGTGCCGCTCTCTTCTTTCGCCCCCTCTGGACGGCTCGAGGCTTGCAATTCACAGATCGGCTTGCCGCGCTCATATTTCTGGTAATAGCTCTGGCCGTTCCGCTGCACTTCCACTTCCAGCCATTCGGAAAGCGCGTTGACCACCGAAATCCCCACGCCGTGCAGTCCGCCGGCCACCTTGTAAACCTTATCATCGAACTTACCGCCCGCGTGCAGCTTGGTCATCACGACCTCAACCGCAGGGATCTTATACTCCGCATGCAAGTCGACGGGAATCCCCCTTCCATTGTCCGTTACTGTAACAGAACCGTCATGATGGATTCTCACGTCAATATGGGTGCAGAACCCTATGATAGCTTCATCGACGCTGTTGTCCAATACCTCGTTCACCAGATGATGAAGGCCTCGGTTGCCCGTGTCGCCGATGTACATTGCAGGCCGTTTTCGTACAGCCGTGAGGTCCTTGAGCACCTGAATATCCTTTGCACTGTAGCTTCCTTCTTCCGTCATCTCTGTATTCCCTTTGCGATAGATTTAAATAAAACTTTTCTTTATAACAAGGCGCTTCGAGGTTACCTGACGCCCCAGGTCAGCCGGCTTTCGAAGAGATAATTCAAGAGGAACGCGCAGATAATCCCTACGATATTCGACAACAGGTAATATACGCCCATGTGCTCGGTCAAGAAGTAAAGAACGCCGATATTGACCGCCAAGCCGCCGGAACGCCAAATATTGCTCTTGATTATGCGTTTCACGAATTGCTCGACGTGCGTGGTTTTTTGCTCCTTGAAGGTCCAGCGATCGTTCATGAGGAATTGCAGGATAATGGCGATTTCAATGGCGATTGCCGAGGAATAAAGGTAGTACACTCTCGCGACGTCGGTAAAGAGCCAGAGAAACCACGTGTTAATGCCTGCACCGATAACGCCGACAACTGAGAACTTGGTCAGGCGAAGGAAGTCCGTCTTCAGAGCCACTACGCGATCCGGTAATTTCATCGTTCGACCATAGAAGTATAGCGTCACAAAACAAAAGGGTTTTTCTTTTCTCGTGTTAAAAAGAGAAAAAGGAAGCGGAGGTTGCCGAGTGGACAAAGGCGTGAGGTTCAGGGCCTCATCTCGCAGGGGTTCGGGAGTTCGAATCTCCCCCTCCGCATAAATAGTTCCTGTATACTCCAGTATTGTGCGATACTTCCTTGCTCGCCTACCTTTTCTCAGTACAACCGTATCGCTGGTATCCAATTTGTGTGAATTTCCCCATTTGCATCTTCAAATGAAGTGCACGTTATCACTCCACCGGTTGCATTCCATGACGGCTCGTTGATGATCTGCGGGTACGAGCCCGTGCGGATGGTGTAGTAGTAGGTTTCGTTTGCGTGGAGGGTAAAGGATTCGTTAAACGACAGATTGTGCCAGTCTTCGGAATAACCCTTCCAGTAGGCTTCGGCTATCTTGGTACCATTTGAGTATGAAATAGCAGCGTATTCGGTATGTCCACCTGTTCCTGGACAGGAATACGTATAAAGCTTCTGCACAATCATCGTTTGATCCGGCGTGATTGTCCCATTGTGTACGCCGCAGATACTCGGATAAGGATTTGCTGAGGAGCCGGTGTCGAAGACCACCGCTTCAGACACCACATTCCACACCCACGTCTGCATAGCCGTGCCATTTGTATTCGTAGCGATTGCCGAGACGTTATGCTCACCGACTACTTCCGCATGCAGCCTGTAACTGGCTTCCGTTACGCTCTCATTTGTAAATAGGAACGAACCATTCAGATACCAGCTCACGTTTACCGTTTGATTCACCGTCACGTTAAACGTCCTCCAGGTGCAGACGGTATCGTTAACCGGTGATGGAGGTGCGAAGGACGTGATGATTGGCAACAGAACTTCTTTGAAATTCCGCAGGCCCGGCGTAGGACCATCGACATCAGCACCACCGGTATTCTCCCAATCACTGCCATCGTCCGTATCTGTGCTCTCCTTGTCCCTGCCGAGCGATTGCCCCTGAACCGGAGCTTCCGGGTTCGTTCCAGTCCATGAAGTCCCATTCGGCGGCTCATTTGTGTTATTGCCGTATCTCACGAAGTCTTTACCCGTGCCGTCAGCAGATAGCAGGCTTATACTCTCGTTGGTATTGTACAACACTTCGGAAGTGAACCCACCATAAAGATCCTCTGCAGACGTATCAAGCGTGCCTCCGATGTGGAATACGAGATACGAACCAGCTTCTAAAACACCGTCCCAATCAGAATCATTCGCTGGTATGGTGTAGTTCACTGGTATGGTGTAGTTCAGATCGCCGTCCCCGTCCACGATCCGCCAGCCGGTAAGATTGACCGCAGATTCTCCCGCATTATAAAGCTCGATCCATTCTTCTTTCGCACCTTGCGTAGCATTTGGATAGGGATAAACTTCGTTTAGCACTATGTGCGACGGCGCGACTGTGAAGCTCGTCTCGGCCACGAGCTTCTCTTCCTCTGTCACCATCGCCCGTCCCACGTATTTCGGCAGTTCTATATCGCTTACCTCGAAGGTTACCGGCTGCGGTGTTTCACCTATCTCCAGGCCTTCTGCGGCAATTTCTTCGTATAACATGCCGCCGCCGGTTTCAATCCTCAACATGGGGTTAACAGAGTGTGTCTCCCCGTCCGTGCTCACGATAGTGGCGTAAACGGTGAGATCATTTCCGTCCACAACGTGCGTCTCTTCCACTCCTATCGGCGCGGTGTACGTCAGATTCAACACGAGTTTGTCGTAAACGGTTGTTTGGTTAATCGTTCCGTTAACCTGCCATGCCGTTACCGAACCAAAGACGCGATCTCTATTCGTGAAGGGATCATACTCAGAGCCGTTTACAAAAAGCACGTCTGGGAACAACTCGCCGGTATATAGTTCCATTTCCATTATATCACTAAAATTCACTTCTTCTTCCCACTTTGATTCTGGTCTCACATTCGGCTGGGAAATATTATACACCTTGTATACTGTTGCATTCGCTAACGAGACGTTTGAAATATTACCGCCTACCGGGAGGTCATACTCAAAATAGAGTAACGGCAATGCGGAGTAATTGTCTTCATCGAACATAAGCCGGTCAATATCCGTGAAGTATATCTCCACAACACTCCCATTGAAATCGTTCATCTCGACGGGCACCGGAACGTCAAAGGTTATAGTAACCTCCCACTCCTGAGTCTCTGAATCGAAGACGGGCGTGCCATAGCTCACTTTCCCATCTCCAGAAGCTGGTGGATCTATCTTAACCGAGGAAAGCCCGAAGAGGTTGAACTCATGTTTCGTCAGTGCGACTGAAGCCTGGGAACTATCATATCTCTTTGTCCAGAGATCGTTTCTATCCAAGGTGTCGATTGCACTTATATAAGCGCATCCAATCGTTTCTTCCCTAATAATCTCGTCAAGCACCTGTGGTATAAGCTCATCTGACGCTCCTGCTTTTGCAATCGCTGTGGCACCAATATAGGATAATGTCCCGTTCCGCAAGAACGCAGTGGTGATGCAATCCTTCTCCCAGATCCTGCTCGAGCCACAACTGGCTGCGATGACCAATGAAGGCGATAACTCCGGCACTTCGTTTACATCCAGAGTTACATTGTCATCTGATCTAGTATCAGTAGCCTGCCAAATAGTATTTCCAGCAGCATCCTTACTATAAGTATAACCGTTAAGATTACTTATATCCCAGGTAGAAGTCCAGCTATGTCCGCTATAAAATACAATTCCCTTGCCAGGTAAATTCTTTATCAGAGTGGTATCAATGAGGTCTGTACTGTTTAAATAATCGTCAACGTCAGGTACATTATCAACGCCTGTGAAAGCTGGATCCTCATCGTACAACCAATCAACTTCCATATATTCAAATTCTGATATGTCCTCGTCAACCAGCCCATCACCGTCGTTATCCGTGCCGTCTAAGATCTCTTCATCCACAAACGGCTCGAAATCGCCGGGGAATGGTTTTATCCAGCCCGGATCCGCATTTAAACCCGCGCGGTCCCCCTCAAAAACAATTTGATCTCCAGCACCCCATTCCCCATCCCTATCTATGTCTCTAAATATCTCAACGTATCCAGTGAATGTTCCTGCTGCAAAGCCAGGTTCATCTGCTATGTAGTCATAGTCGTCGTTGAAACCACTTTTTTGTCCATGATACTGTGGAAGGTCTGGAATATACTCTATCGGAGCTTCTTTCCACCATCTATCATTGTGGTCGTGGAGCCTTGACCAGTCTGTTCTATCAAAAGCGTACCATGCACTACCCAAACCACCCCCATGCGCAGATGGCTTCTCATACAACTGCATTAGATTACCCTTTTTACTACTATCATTCAGTTTATCGCCAGCCCAGACCACAGACTCAAGCCACCAAACACGGTTATCGGCCCAGCGCCGTTTACCGTCTGTATTGTAGATACCCACCGCCAAGAACTCCCTCTCCCAGTCACCGCGCTCTCCAACGTCGAGCTCGGCAAATTGTAACGCGCGTGCCATATAGTTCACATTATCTTCGCTATACAGCGGCATTCGTCCACCCGGTAGTATGTTCGTGTGTGCATGGTAATAGCGGTAATCACTTGCTATCCAATCCTTGTCAGCATCTGTTGGATTAAATTCGAAAGGTTCTTGCTCTATGCCAAACGGCAAAGAACTCGCATCCCCCACCAGGTAAAGCGTTGCGGGCTGCCATCTGAAGATATAGAGTAAGGTGCGAGTGGCCATATAGGTGGAGATGAAGCCGTTGAGGTCGTGCTCGTGTGCCGCATTGTCTACAGTGCTTCTTACAAGGTTGGTTAGGGGATATAATCCTGCATAGCTATTATTGGTATAGTTAACCGGTGTACTCACCACATCCCGAACATCAAGAATCATTGATTTGTAAAACGCTGCGAGCGGTGCGGCTGCAGCGGAAGAGTTCGCCCATGAATTGGTTACCACAATGCTCGACGACTTGTCACCAAACGCTTC
Proteins encoded:
- the gyrB gene encoding DNA topoisomerase (ATP-hydrolyzing) subunit B, whose product is MTEEGSYSAKDIQVLKDLTAVRKRPAMYIGDTGNRGLHHLVNEVLDNSVDEAIIGFCTHIDVRIHHDGSVTVTDNGRGIPVDLHAEYKIPAVEVVMTKLHAGGKFDDKVYKVAGGLHGVGISVVNALSEWLEVEVQRNGQSYYQKYERGKPICELQASSRPEGAKEESGTRVRFKPDIKIFGQYEIEARVLKTRLRELAFLNKGLALTLKDERTGEEDTFQYEGGITAFLEYLNRTKHVLHDPIIFDGEKDEVQVEIGVQYNDSYAENIFSFVNNVKTIEGGKHLSGFKAALTKVLNEYGKASNLLKKVSLDGDDVREGLTAVISVKLRDPQFEGQTKTKLGNSEVRGVVESIVREYLMEFLDEHPTDATAIIKKAVEAARAREAARHAREIVRKKDAIADSLPGKLADCSERDPAKKEIYIVEGDSAGGSAKQARDKNFQAILPIRGKILNVEKARLDKILKSTEIRALVTALGAGIGEDFDIEKARYHKVVIMSDADIDGAHIRTLLLTFFYRYMQELVSTTHVYIALPPLYMVKKGKETRYAFSDEEYAKVLEEMNVKEGDAGVRIQRYKGLGEMNPEQLWETTMNPETRCIKQVALKDAAEADWLFTVLMGEDVEPRRNFIQAHAKEVMNLDI
- a CDS encoding GtrA family protein encodes the protein MKLPDRVVALKTDFLRLTKFSVVGVIGAGINTWFLWLFTDVARVYYLYSSAIAIEIAIILQFLMNDRWTFKEQKTTHVEQFVKRIIKSNIWRSGGLAVNIGVLYFLTEHMGVYYLLSNIVGIICAFLLNYLFESRLTWGVR